The following proteins come from a genomic window of Pararhodobacter sp.:
- the edd gene encoding phosphogluconate dehydratase, giving the protein MTLDSRIGSVTQRIIDRSRSSRTAYLERLNRAAGQGPARAHLSCSNAAHAYAASGDAKASLAADRAPNLGIVTAYNDMLSAHQPYEAYPALIREAAKAAGATAQVAGGVPAMCDGVTQGRAGMELSLMSRDAIALAAGVALSHDCFDAGLWLGVCDKIVPGLVIAAASFGHVPAVLVPAGPMTSGLPNDQKAKVRQEFAAGKATREDLMAAEMASYHGPGTCTFYGTANTNQMLMEFMGLQLPGSAFVNPGTEIRAAMTRAAVSRAAAITNLGNDWRPAGHILTEKAFVNGLVGLMATGGSTNLVLHLPAMAHAAGIHLELDDFADIAKAVPLMAKVYPNGLADVNHFHAAGGLAYMIGQLLDAGLLHEDVETVAGSGLGLYAREPKLIDGTLTWTDGPRETLNDRILRPVADPFQPHGGLTQLNGNLGRGVIKTSAVDPSRQIIEAPARVFSDQEQVKAAFKAGEFTGDTVVVVRFQGPRANGMPELHSLTPLLAVLQDRGLKVALVTDGRMSGASGKVPAAIHMAPEAAKGGPIACVQDGDMVRLDATTGDLDVLAPDFAKRTPVTADLSANDWGCGRDLFARLRGNASDSTHGASILF; this is encoded by the coding sequence ATGACACTCGATTCCCGAATTGGCTCCGTGACCCAACGGATCATCGACCGTTCCCGCTCAAGCCGTACGGCTTATCTGGAGCGCTTGAACCGTGCCGCAGGTCAAGGCCCGGCCCGCGCGCATCTCTCCTGCTCGAATGCGGCCCATGCCTATGCGGCCTCGGGCGACGCCAAGGCAAGTCTGGCCGCGGATCGCGCCCCCAATCTCGGCATCGTCACCGCGTATAACGACATGCTCTCGGCGCATCAGCCCTATGAGGCTTATCCCGCGCTGATCCGCGAGGCGGCCAAAGCTGCCGGCGCTACCGCGCAGGTTGCCGGCGGCGTTCCCGCCATGTGCGACGGGGTCACGCAAGGTCGCGCGGGGATGGAACTGTCGCTGATGTCGCGCGATGCCATCGCCTTGGCCGCCGGGGTCGCCCTGTCACATGACTGTTTCGACGCCGGACTTTGGCTGGGCGTCTGCGACAAGATCGTCCCCGGTCTGGTGATCGCCGCGGCCAGTTTCGGGCATGTCCCGGCGGTGTTGGTGCCGGCGGGTCCGATGACTTCGGGCCTGCCCAATGATCAAAAAGCCAAGGTGCGTCAGGAGTTTGCCGCTGGCAAGGCAACGCGCGAGGATCTGATGGCCGCCGAAATGGCCTCGTATCACGGACCGGGCACCTGCACCTTTTACGGCACCGCCAACACCAACCAGATGTTGATGGAATTCATGGGTCTGCAACTGCCCGGCTCGGCCTTTGTCAATCCCGGCACCGAAATTCGCGCGGCGATGACCCGCGCCGCCGTCAGCCGCGCCGCCGCCATCACCAACCTTGGGAATGACTGGCGCCCGGCCGGGCATATCCTGACCGAAAAGGCCTTTGTCAACGGCTTGGTCGGGTTGATGGCCACCGGCGGCTCCACCAATCTGGTGCTGCATCTGCCCGCGATGGCGCATGCCGCAGGGATCCATCTCGAACTCGACGATTTCGCGGATATCGCGAAGGCCGTGCCGCTGATGGCCAAGGTCTATCCAAACGGACTGGCCGATGTAAACCACTTTCATGCCGCGGGCGGGCTGGCCTATATGATCGGCCAATTGCTCGATGCAGGCTTGCTGCACGAGGATGTGGAAACCGTGGCGGGCAGCGGCCTTGGCCTTTATGCCCGCGAACCGAAACTGATTGACGGCACGCTGACCTGGACCGACGGCCCACGCGAAACCCTCAACGATCGCATCCTGCGCCCGGTCGCCGACCCCTTTCAACCGCATGGCGGGTTGACCCAGCTGAACGGCAACCTGGGGCGCGGCGTGATCAAGACCTCGGCCGTGGACCCATCGCGCCAGATCATCGAGGCCCCGGCCCGGGTTTTCTCGGACCAGGAGCAGGTGAAAGCCGCGTTCAAGGCTGGCGAATTCACTGGCGATACCGTTGTGGTGGTGCGCTTTCAGGGGCCGCGCGCAAATGGTATGCCCGAATTGCACAGCCTCACCCCGCTTCTGGCGGTGCTGCAAGACCGCGGCCTCAAGGTCGCCCTGGTCACGGATGGCCGCATGTCGGGCGCCTCCGGCAAGGTCCCCGCCGCAATCCACATGGCACCCGAGGCGGCCAAGGGCGGACCGATTGCCTGCGTCCAGGATGGGGACATGGTGCGCCTCGACGCAACCACCGGCGACCTTGACGTCTTGGCCCCGGACTTCGCAAAGCGCACCCCCGTGACCGCCGACCTCAGCGCCAACGACTGGGGCTGCGGGCGCGACCTCTTTGCGCGATTGCGCGGCAATGCCTCGGACTCAACGCATGGCGCGTCGATCCTGTTCTGA
- a CDS encoding RSP_2647 family RNA methyltransferase → MSTDTSTRAVVRLRPKAEARAIRHGFPWVYADELVMDRRTQALAAGSLAILEDADRTPMGLVTVNTNSKISARMLDRDPEAVIDQAWLEARLAHALALRDRCFATPYYRLVHAEADGLPGVVIDRFGDAAVIQPNAAWAETHLDLLVDALMTVTGVKNVVKNGSGRSRSFEGLADETLILRGALDGPVPVPMNGAVYMADLLGGQKTGLFLDQRDNHAFAARLGAGGRVLDVFSHVGGFSLAALAAGATSALAIDGSEPALALAQKGAEAMGVGEKLTLRHADAFEALEALAAEGQVFDLVVCDPPAFAPHKKALEAGLRAYERVARLAAPLVAPGGYLMLCSCSHAADLTQFRNASARGIGRGGRRGQLIHTGFAGPDHPMLPQLAESGYLKALAFRLDA, encoded by the coding sequence ATGTCCACCGATACATCGACCCGCGCCGTTGTGCGCCTGCGCCCAAAGGCCGAAGCCCGTGCCATTCGTCATGGCTTTCCCTGGGTCTATGCCGATGAACTGGTGATGGACCGTCGCACGCAAGCCTTGGCAGCGGGCAGTCTGGCGATCCTCGAGGATGCCGATCGCACGCCGATGGGGCTGGTAACGGTCAACACCAACTCGAAAATCAGCGCCCGGATGCTGGACCGCGATCCCGAGGCGGTGATTGATCAAGCCTGGCTGGAGGCCCGGTTGGCCCATGCACTGGCGCTGCGGGACCGTTGTTTTGCGACGCCGTATTACCGTCTGGTCCATGCCGAGGCCGATGGGTTGCCCGGAGTCGTGATCGACCGCTTTGGCGATGCCGCGGTGATCCAGCCCAATGCGGCTTGGGCGGAAACCCATTTGGATCTGTTGGTTGACGCATTGATGACGGTGACGGGCGTGAAAAACGTCGTCAAGAACGGCTCGGGGCGGTCGCGTTCGTTCGAGGGTCTGGCCGATGAAACCCTGATCCTGCGCGGCGCGTTGGATGGTCCGGTGCCGGTGCCGATGAATGGCGCGGTCTATATGGCCGATCTGCTGGGCGGGCAGAAAACCGGCCTGTTCCTCGATCAACGCGACAACCACGCCTTTGCCGCGCGGCTTGGCGCGGGTGGTCGGGTGCTGGATGTGTTCAGCCATGTCGGCGGCTTTAGCCTTGCGGCTTTGGCGGCGGGCGCGACCAGTGCCTTGGCGATTGACGGCTCTGAACCGGCCTTGGCCTTGGCGCAAAAGGGGGCCGAGGCGATGGGGGTTGGTGAAAAGCTCACCCTGCGCCACGCCGACGCCTTTGAAGCGCTCGAGGCTTTGGCCGCCGAGGGGCAGGTGTTTGATCTCGTGGTCTGCGATCCGCCCGCTTTTGCGCCGCATAAAAAGGCGCTTGAGGCCGGGCTGCGCGCCTATGAGCGGGTTGCGCGTCTGGCCGCGCCGCTGGTGGCGCCGGGCGGCTACCTGATGTTGTGCTCGTGCTCCCATGCCGCCGATCTGACGCAATTCCGCAACGCCTCGGCGCGCGGCATTGGTCGGGGTGGGCGGCGCGGGCAGTTGATCCACACCGGGTTCGCCGGGCCGGA
- a CDS encoding RSP_7527 family protein codes for MTENSFDFKHTDLMAIERRAQAMRAQAVAEMVRALRAAIVARLQRSPKTRAA; via the coding sequence ATGACCGAGAACAGTTTCGATTTCAAGCACACGGACTTGATGGCAATTGAGCGCCGTGCCCAGGCAATGCGCGCCCAGGCGGTGGCAGAGATGGTTCGCGCGTTGCGGGCCGCAATCGTCGCCCGGTTGCAACGTTCACCCAAAACCCGCGCTGCGTAA